Proteins from a genomic interval of candidate division KSB1 bacterium:
- a CDS encoding sigma-54 dependent transcriptional regulator — protein MDKSRVGILVVDDEYSVRDALYKWFRDDGYRVDVAADAHEALKKLQESSWDIVLLDIRLPGMDGLELQRRIREIDPNVVVIMITAYASVESAVQALKQGAFDYVTKPIDPDDLEHLVRNAVEQRRLRAENIQLRQKIEELARMDEIIGETPAMKQVFELVRVVAETDSTVLIRGESGTGKELIARAIHGHSRRRYFPIITVNCGAFPETLLESELFGHERGAFTGAQYRRKGKIELADGGTLFLDEIGDIPPKMQVDLLRVIETKEFTRVGGNQVIRSDFRLICATNKDLESEMKAGRFREDLYYRINVFTIYLPPLRERREDIPLLARHFVKRFATTMNKPITEITPEAMEILLAYDWPGNVRELENAIERAMVVGKPPAIRPEDLPFQLGTKADSAVGELESLEAVERSHIEKVLAKTGWNISRAASILQIDRVTLYNKIRKYGLRRPA, from the coding sequence ATGGACAAGAGCCGCGTGGGAATTCTCGTCGTCGACGACGAATATTCGGTCCGCGACGCCCTGTACAAGTGGTTTCGGGACGATGGCTATCGAGTGGATGTCGCGGCGGATGCCCATGAAGCGCTGAAGAAGCTCCAGGAGAGTTCGTGGGATATCGTGCTTCTTGATATTCGCCTTCCGGGGATGGATGGTTTGGAATTGCAGAGACGCATTCGGGAGATCGATCCGAATGTCGTCGTCATCATGATCACGGCTTACGCTTCGGTGGAGAGCGCCGTGCAGGCATTGAAGCAGGGCGCTTTCGACTACGTAACGAAGCCGATCGATCCGGATGACCTGGAGCATCTTGTCCGAAATGCGGTGGAGCAGAGGAGGCTGCGCGCCGAGAACATCCAGCTCCGGCAGAAAATCGAAGAGCTGGCGCGGATGGATGAGATCATCGGCGAGACGCCGGCCATGAAGCAGGTCTTCGAACTGGTGCGGGTGGTTGCGGAGACGGATTCCACGGTCCTCATCCGCGGCGAAAGCGGCACGGGCAAAGAGCTCATCGCACGGGCGATTCACGGCCACAGCCGCCGGCGCTATTTCCCGATCATCACCGTCAATTGCGGCGCTTTTCCCGAGACCCTCTTGGAGAGCGAACTCTTCGGCCACGAGCGGGGGGCGTTCACGGGAGCTCAATACCGCAGGAAGGGGAAGATCGAGCTTGCCGACGGCGGCACCCTCTTCCTGGACGAAATCGGCGACATCCCACCCAAGATGCAGGTGGATCTGCTGCGGGTGATCGAGACCAAGGAGTTCACACGGGTCGGCGGTAATCAGGTGATTCGCTCTGACTTCCGCCTTATCTGCGCTACGAACAAAGACCTGGAAAGCGAGATGAAGGCGGGCCGCTTCCGCGAGGACCTCTACTATCGGATCAACGTGTTTACGATCTACCTGCCGCCTCTGCGCGAGCGTCGCGAGGACATTCCGCTCCTGGCCAGGCATTTCGTGAAGCGCTTCGCGACCACGATGAACAAGCCGATCACTGAGATCACCCCCGAGGCCATGGAAATCCTCCTGGCCTACGACTGGCCCGGCAACGTACGCGAGCTCGAAAACGCCATCGAACGGGCTATGGTCGTGGGAAAGCCCCCCGCCATCCGTCCCGAGGACCTGCCCTTTCAGCTCGGCACCAAGGCCGACTCGGCCGTCGGCGAACTGGAGTCTCTGGAGGCGGTGGAGCGATCCCACATCGAGAAGGTGCTGGCGAAGACGGGCTGGAACATCTCTCGCGCTGCCTCCATTCTCCAGATTGACCGGGTCACGCTCTACAACAAGATCCGGAAATACGGACTGCGGAGGCCGGCGTGA
- a CDS encoding ATP-binding protein produces MRNFLRSLSFRVVVPIVVVTVAFLSLHVYLLQVQEKAVFNLLLRDCAQRGARLLIHSMRHAMLLNRRQDIQEMVQDAARSPGVYGIRIFNKGGVVTYSDDVDELGRRVDLRAEACADCHAQGGQLRVPDHGLAVRFFTTPERRHIMGMTMGIDNEPACYNAACHAHPADQQVLGILDLRLDRTELDLLLTRHTRQALAAGIAVALLAALLGGLIVNLNVHSPIQRLIRGTREIAAGNLGYTIPIGGSSEIVLLAQSFNQMSRDLKRATDALKEWSQTLEDRIREKTEELERAQAQMIQAERMASLGKMAASVAHELNNPMSGILGLAKYVRRRLDRLDVEPELKAEMSRDLEVIENEAKRCGNIVKNLLLFAREGREGFSPVDLNDVLSRALVLVSHHLELSGVRLESELAPGGCHVVGNADELKQAFLALLINAVEAMPDGGTLRVRTEATEGDGKVRVEITDTGVGIPDDVLPHIFEPFFTTKRGGEALGLGLAVVYGIVQKHQGRIDVKTKVGEGTTFTIELPACRERPVPAEAGNQNPESERR; encoded by the coding sequence ATGAGAAATTTCCTCAGATCCCTGAGCTTCAGGGTGGTTGTCCCCATTGTGGTTGTGACGGTGGCTTTTCTCTCGCTGCACGTCTACCTTTTGCAGGTCCAGGAGAAGGCGGTTTTCAACCTCTTACTTCGGGACTGCGCCCAGCGCGGGGCAAGGCTCCTGATCCATTCGATGCGGCACGCCATGCTTCTCAACCGCCGTCAGGATATTCAGGAGATGGTGCAGGATGCGGCACGGAGCCCGGGTGTTTACGGGATCCGGATCTTCAACAAGGGCGGTGTGGTGACCTACTCGGACGACGTAGACGAGCTCGGCCGCCGGGTGGATCTGAGGGCCGAGGCTTGTGCGGACTGCCACGCCCAGGGCGGCCAGCTCCGTGTCCCGGACCACGGCTTGGCCGTGCGCTTTTTCACCACGCCGGAACGACGGCATATCATGGGCATGACCATGGGCATCGACAACGAGCCGGCCTGCTACAACGCTGCCTGCCACGCCCATCCGGCGGATCAGCAGGTTTTAGGGATCCTGGACCTGCGGCTGGATCGGACCGAGCTGGATCTCCTCCTCACACGGCACACACGACAGGCACTGGCGGCGGGGATCGCGGTGGCCCTCCTTGCTGCTCTCTTGGGGGGATTGATCGTAAACCTCAACGTCCATAGCCCCATCCAACGCCTGATCCGTGGCACGCGCGAGATTGCGGCCGGCAATCTCGGCTACACCATCCCCATCGGCGGAAGCAGTGAAATTGTACTCCTGGCTCAATCCTTCAACCAAATGAGCCGGGATCTCAAGCGGGCTACGGACGCCCTCAAGGAATGGTCCCAGACACTGGAGGACAGGATCCGCGAGAAGACGGAGGAGCTGGAGCGGGCACAGGCGCAAATGATTCAGGCCGAGCGGATGGCCTCCTTGGGCAAGATGGCGGCCAGCGTGGCGCACGAGCTCAACAATCCGATGTCGGGTATCCTCGGCCTGGCCAAGTACGTGCGAAGGCGGCTGGACAGACTGGATGTCGAGCCCGAACTCAAGGCCGAAATGAGCCGGGACCTGGAGGTGATCGAAAACGAAGCCAAACGCTGCGGCAACATCGTCAAGAATCTTCTCCTCTTTGCGCGAGAAGGCCGGGAAGGGTTTTCGCCGGTTGACCTCAACGACGTCCTGAGCCGGGCCCTTGTCCTGGTCAGTCACCATCTTGAGCTCTCCGGGGTCCGACTGGAGTCGGAGCTTGCCCCGGGTGGGTGCCATGTTGTGGGTAACGCCGACGAGCTCAAGCAAGCTTTCCTTGCCCTCTTGATCAACGCGGTGGAGGCGATGCCTGACGGGGGAACACTCCGCGTTCGAACTGAGGCAACCGAGGGCGATGGGAAAGTCCGTGTAGAGATCACGGACACGGGTGTCGGGATCCCGGACGATGTGCTTCCCCACATCTTCGAGCCCTTTTTCACGACGAAAAGGGGAGGAGAGGCCCTGGGGTTAGGGCTGGCTGTGGTCTACGGGATCGTCCAAAAGCACCAGGGCCGCATCGACGTGAAGACCAAGGTGGGGGAGGGAACGACCTTTACGATCGAACTGCCGGCTTGTCGCGAACGACCTGTGCCGGCGGAGGCTGGGAACCAGAATCCAGAATCGGAGCGGAGGTGA
- a CDS encoding permease — MLIEILLAGLSALKDYIAKHVLTCLVPAFLLAGALVSFVDRNAILATLGERAGKLKSFSLASLSSFFLAACSCTVIPVASGLYYGGAGVGVAFIILWVAPASNILSLMYTGSILGTSMVLSRVGAALAMALVVGWVMTLAFAREREALAMADDHNPGGVPRAHSLVGRKELWLLLLILLSLLMPNYLVRKGPYSAKVLIWFLLTVVTGVYAWETLDRDRIRSWMTETWFFVRIIFPLLLLGVFLVGVIGKVLPPEWIHRWLGGNSLRASFLATMLGSVSYFATLTEAPFVDTLLHLGMGKGPALALLLTGPGLSLPNWLAIARVFGIKKALVYVPTVIVLGTAVGFVFGKLIF; from the coding sequence ATGCTGATAGAGATTCTACTAGCGGGACTGAGTGCCCTAAAGGATTACATCGCTAAGCACGTGCTGACGTGCCTGGTACCAGCGTTCCTCCTGGCGGGAGCGCTGGTGAGCTTTGTCGATCGCAACGCAATCCTGGCCACCCTTGGGGAGCGCGCTGGGAAACTGAAGTCGTTCTCGCTGGCGAGCCTCTCGAGCTTCTTCCTGGCCGCCTGCTCCTGCACGGTGATCCCGGTGGCGAGTGGCCTCTACTACGGGGGAGCGGGGGTTGGCGTCGCGTTTATCATTTTATGGGTCGCGCCTGCGTCGAACATCCTCTCCCTGATGTACACGGGCAGTATCCTCGGGACCTCCATGGTGCTTTCTCGCGTGGGCGCCGCACTGGCCATGGCCCTCGTCGTCGGCTGGGTAATGACGCTCGCGTTCGCTCGCGAAAGGGAAGCCCTTGCGATGGCGGACGATCACAACCCGGGGGGAGTCCCCAGGGCGCACTCTCTGGTGGGCAGGAAAGAGCTATGGCTCCTGCTCCTGATCCTCCTCTCGCTTCTGATGCCTAACTATCTTGTGCGCAAGGGACCGTACTCCGCGAAGGTCCTCATTTGGTTCCTGCTCACGGTAGTTACGGGGGTATACGCCTGGGAGACCCTCGATCGAGACCGGATCCGGTCGTGGATGACGGAAACCTGGTTTTTCGTCCGGATCATTTTCCCCCTGCTACTCCTCGGCGTTTTTCTCGTCGGGGTTATCGGCAAGGTCCTTCCGCCGGAGTGGATCCACCGTTGGCTCGGGGGCAACAGCCTGCGCGCCTCGTTTCTGGCCACCATGCTCGGCTCCGTGAGCTACTTCGCCACGCTGACCGAGGCCCCCTTCGTCGACACCTTGCTGCATCTGGGAATGGGCAAGGGTCCTGCCCTGGCTCTCCTACTGACGGGGCCGGGGCTCAGCCTGCCGAACTGGCTGGCCATCGCGCGCGTTTTCGGTATCAAGAAGGCTTTAGTGTACGTGCCTACGGTCATTGTCCTCGGCACCGCGGTGGGCTTCGTTTTCGGCAAACTCATTTTCTGA
- a CDS encoding thioredoxin family protein, which produces MRIEIVGPGCPRCQQTERNVVTACSELGLQPEIIHVSDVREFVKYGVRITPAVVIEGKVVVQGKVPSVDELKQLLAGYTGRS; this is translated from the coding sequence ATGAGAATCGAAATCGTTGGACCAGGGTGCCCACGCTGCCAGCAAACCGAACGCAATGTGGTTACAGCCTGCTCCGAACTGGGCCTGCAGCCCGAGATCATCCACGTTTCAGACGTGAGGGAGTTCGTCAAGTACGGAGTACGGATTACCCCGGCCGTCGTGATCGAGGGCAAAGTGGTGGTGCAAGGTAAGGTCCCCAGCGTCGACGAGCTCAAACAGCTTCTCGCCGGGTATACGGGCCGTTCGTAA
- a CDS encoding TetR/AcrR family transcriptional regulator yields MSCSHDARRARIVEEARTLLRRFGLRKVTMEDIARRVHMAKASLYYYFPSREHLLREIIRTEGEELWNRIHAAIAQEKDARSKLRAYVQARFQALSELSVYYGSLTEDYLRHYEFIEREREAYTQLELRTIEAILNEGVQTGQFVVSNPRLAAFAVIQAMKGLEYPLIVEKGVKLDGFHLSLAEAVDMMLDLLLRGIEARR; encoded by the coding sequence ATGTCCTGCTCTCATGACGCGAGGCGCGCGCGGATTGTGGAAGAGGCGCGCACCCTCTTGCGCCGTTTTGGCCTCCGCAAGGTAACCATGGAGGACATCGCGCGCCGGGTCCACATGGCGAAAGCGTCGCTTTACTACTACTTCCCCAGCCGGGAGCACCTTCTCCGAGAGATCATTCGCACCGAGGGGGAGGAACTGTGGAATCGCATCCATGCTGCGATCGCCCAGGAGAAGGATGCTCGGTCGAAACTGAGGGCCTACGTCCAGGCCCGGTTCCAGGCCCTCTCCGAACTTTCCGTCTACTACGGATCCCTGACCGAGGATTATCTCCGTCATTACGAATTCATCGAGCGAGAGCGTGAAGCCTATACCCAGCTCGAGCTGCGGACGATCGAGGCCATCCTGAACGAGGGGGTACAGACGGGACAATTCGTGGTGTCGAACCCAAGGTTGGCCGCCTTTGCCGTCATTCAGGCAATGAAAGGGTTGGAGTACCCGCTGATTGTGGAGAAGGGCGTCAAGCTCGACGGGTTCCACCTCAGCCTTGCGGAAGCCGTCGATATGATGCTGGACCTTCTGCTCAGGGGCATTGAGGCGAGGCGTTGA
- a CDS encoding MMPL family transporter, giving the protein MRRAEQTHFLDLTGGIIRLRHVWIALGLFASAAGFFLAARVPVNTDIVSFLPRKSIQVQRFRYTDQLFGGNHLAVVGVEAEDVFTTPLLQVVDSLTTAFGQIEGVSSVTSLTNVIDFRKTDWGIEVTKLIEPGRVPQDPEELERLRSYTLARSLYRDKLVSSDAKITLLLVRIRGDVDREKVARELRTVSRRIVGHRYRLYFAGFPFQMEFLGRLIIADMWRLTPLAAALILMVLYASFRTHRGVVLAFSAVAVSLVWTLGLMGLFRVPLTLISAATPVLVLAVGSAYGIHLLRRYYELAEPGIDSRALVTQTLREVGLPIVLAAGTTLIGFLSLLSSELSAIRQFGLVTGAGILFALAATSLIVTAALCFLPPQKAPRLDTEAASPSSPLLRLAGSVQRHPGRWALAMGAVFALGLSGLPRIRREVNLSEYFRRNSEVRVSERLMEERFGGSYPAQVLLEGPMEHPAILHWMRQLELRLEADPTLTNGQSVADLICEMNYVLNDRYVVPETEEGVGNLWFLLEGQEILEQLVTADRRHAQVQLRIRSQRSDVIFRCVDLINRALNSLPDTIVAVRDSGVSPTALALLDSFRIAEAEEILRWQLLRRDLPEPDTAVLHQTLRNYVAELRAPHIPPPMASRMAETVLQFLSSEECELSAPSPTQSERLRAALEAGFRRNGVLSSAEIAKILRVVLPGAQGVDEETLLRTAGHAAYLARETRLRALTDSAAARLAAQLGSITSVDPELRRDLQAVFWTLGEGTAYVPAPTFRAWQKCCPLRPDDEVVLRALQSGAGPVYKELDAKLLRSQVINVVTALGLVFVLLCLQLRSLSLGLIATSPILLTLAVNFGAMGYLHIPLDDATLMIAPLAIGIGVDYTIHFSHRLQKELLRSSSFEQALRTTFGSTGRAIWVNALSVGAGFCVLLLGQVEPVRRFGVMVATAMGVSAFGSVTLLPSLFMLALHTQDKREKGGHSGSRASKQFPFKEVQR; this is encoded by the coding sequence ATGAGACGAGCTGAACAGACGCACTTCTTGGACCTGACAGGGGGTATCATCCGACTCCGCCATGTGTGGATCGCCCTTGGCCTATTCGCCTCGGCTGCGGGTTTCTTTCTGGCTGCGCGTGTTCCCGTGAACACCGACATCGTCTCCTTCCTCCCCCGGAAGAGTATCCAAGTCCAGCGCTTTCGGTACACGGACCAGCTCTTCGGCGGAAACCACCTGGCCGTAGTGGGAGTCGAGGCCGAAGATGTCTTCACGACACCCCTGCTTCAAGTAGTCGATAGCCTGACCACGGCATTTGGCCAGATCGAGGGTGTCTCCAGCGTCACCAGCCTCACCAACGTGATCGATTTCCGGAAGACGGACTGGGGGATTGAGGTTACCAAGCTCATTGAACCGGGACGAGTACCCCAGGACCCCGAGGAGCTTGAGCGGCTACGTTCGTACACCCTTGCCCGCTCCCTCTACCGGGACAAGCTGGTCTCCAGCGACGCCAAGATCACTCTTCTCTTAGTGCGAATCCGCGGCGACGTCGACCGGGAGAAGGTCGCCAGAGAGTTGCGCACGGTTTCCCGACGGATCGTCGGTCACCGCTACCGACTCTACTTCGCCGGCTTCCCGTTCCAGATGGAATTCCTCGGTCGACTGATCATCGCCGACATGTGGCGCCTCACCCCCCTTGCGGCGGCCCTCATCCTGATGGTCCTGTACGCAAGTTTTCGCACCCACCGAGGGGTGGTGCTGGCCTTCTCCGCCGTCGCAGTCAGCCTGGTGTGGACGCTTGGTTTGATGGGCCTTTTCCGTGTCCCCCTCACCCTGATCTCGGCAGCTACGCCGGTCCTTGTTCTAGCGGTCGGAAGCGCTTACGGAATCCACCTCTTACGACGGTACTACGAGCTGGCCGAGCCCGGCATTGATTCCCGCGCCCTCGTCACGCAAACCTTGCGGGAGGTGGGCCTTCCCATCGTCCTGGCCGCGGGGACTACCCTCATCGGCTTTCTCTCCCTATTGAGCTCGGAGCTTAGCGCGATTCGCCAATTCGGATTGGTGACAGGGGCGGGGATCCTCTTTGCGCTCGCCGCCACGAGCCTGATCGTAACAGCAGCCCTGTGCTTTCTTCCCCCGCAGAAGGCTCCACGCCTGGACACAGAAGCGGCGAGCCCCTCGTCCCCCCTCCTGAGGTTGGCCGGTAGCGTTCAGCGCCACCCCGGACGTTGGGCGCTTGCTATGGGGGCGGTGTTCGCCCTCGGCCTCTCGGGCCTGCCCCGCATTCGCAGGGAGGTCAATCTCTCCGAGTACTTCCGCCGTAACTCGGAGGTGCGCGTCTCGGAAAGGCTAATGGAGGAGCGCTTCGGTGGAAGCTATCCCGCCCAGGTCTTGCTCGAGGGCCCCATGGAGCACCCAGCCATCCTCCACTGGATGCGACAGCTTGAGCTGCGTCTCGAAGCCGATCCCACGCTCACCAACGGCCAATCGGTCGCCGACCTGATCTGCGAGATGAATTACGTCCTCAACGACCGATACGTCGTTCCGGAAACCGAGGAGGGAGTGGGCAACCTCTGGTTTCTCCTGGAAGGGCAAGAAATCCTGGAGCAGCTGGTCACGGCGGACCGGCGACATGCCCAGGTGCAGTTACGCATTCGATCTCAGAGATCGGACGTGATCTTCCGCTGCGTCGATCTCATCAACCGTGCCCTGAACTCGCTGCCGGATACCATCGTCGCGGTCAGAGACAGCGGCGTGAGCCCCACGGCCCTCGCCCTTCTCGACAGTTTTCGCATCGCAGAGGCGGAGGAGATCCTGCGCTGGCAACTCCTGCGGCGTGATCTTCCCGAGCCTGACACCGCCGTCCTCCACCAGACGCTGCGAAACTACGTAGCCGAGCTAAGGGCCCCTCACATTCCGCCCCCGATGGCGAGCCGGATGGCAGAGACCGTGCTGCAGTTCCTCAGCTCTGAAGAGTGCGAGCTTTCCGCGCCTTCCCCCACCCAGTCCGAGAGGCTGCGTGCCGCGCTTGAAGCCGGCTTCCGGAGAAACGGCGTCCTCTCCTCTGCCGAAATCGCCAAGATCCTTAGGGTCGTGCTCCCGGGTGCTCAGGGGGTAGATGAAGAGACGCTTCTACGAACCGCGGGGCATGCTGCCTACCTCGCCCGAGAGACTCGCCTCCGAGCCCTCACCGACTCTGCAGCAGCACGCCTGGCCGCGCAACTTGGCTCGATCACGTCGGTGGATCCGGAGCTCCGGCGCGACCTCCAGGCTGTCTTCTGGACTCTTGGGGAGGGCACGGCCTACGTACCCGCGCCTACGTTCCGAGCCTGGCAAAAATGCTGCCCGTTACGGCCAGACGACGAGGTTGTTCTTCGGGCTCTTCAGTCGGGAGCCGGACCCGTCTACAAGGAGCTCGACGCGAAGCTCCTGCGCAGCCAGGTGATCAACGTGGTCACGGCCCTGGGGCTGGTCTTCGTTCTTCTTTGTCTGCAGCTCCGCTCTCTGAGCCTTGGCCTTATCGCCACGAGCCCCATTCTCCTCACCCTGGCTGTCAACTTCGGCGCCATGGGCTATCTGCACATCCCCCTGGACGATGCCACGCTGATGATCGCCCCCCTCGCGATAGGAATTGGTGTCGACTACACGATTCACTTCTCTCACCGGTTGCAGAAGGAACTGCTCCGGTCCTCCTCCTTTGAGCAGGCTCTGCGCACCACGTTTGGGAGCACGGGAAGGGCCATATGGGTGAATGCTCTTTCGGTCGGCGCCGGCTTCTGCGTCTTGCTCTTGGGTCAGGTGGAGCCGGTCCGCCGTTTTGGCGTGATGGTGGCAACGGCTATGGGCGTGAGCGCCTTCGGCTCCGTCACCCTTCTTCCTTCCCTCTTTATGCTTGCGTTGCATACCCAGGACAAGAGGGAAAAGGGTGGTCATTCGGGGTCTAGAGCCTCGAAGCAGTTCCCGTTCAAGGAGGTCCAACGATGA
- a CDS encoding outer membrane lipoprotein-sorting protein, which yields MRCRWLVLVALMGGVALCPLFPEDRGNEILAKVQATANAPRDRSATMAMELVDKGGNTKHRLVQMYQKGDQKRLIRFLEPADVKGVGFLVLSQDEMWLYMPAFHKIRRIASHTKHEKFMGTDFTYDDLAETKYSEHYQATLVHEDEAIAVLTLIPKPEAEVNYGRLVMTVDKSNWVPQRVEFYDRTGTLRKVLTNGKVEKIGPYWTVTQMTMEDVQDKHKTVLSLREIKHDVGLDDEVFSKRSLMRGQ from the coding sequence ATGAGGTGTAGATGGCTCGTTCTCGTTGCGTTGATGGGGGGCGTAGCCCTTTGCCCCTTATTCCCGGAAGATCGAGGCAACGAAATCCTGGCAAAGGTGCAGGCAACAGCCAATGCACCGCGCGATCGCTCGGCTACCATGGCCATGGAGCTGGTGGACAAGGGAGGCAACACAAAGCATCGTCTCGTCCAGATGTACCAGAAGGGCGATCAGAAGCGGTTGATCCGTTTCCTCGAGCCGGCCGACGTGAAAGGGGTCGGTTTCCTGGTTCTCAGCCAGGACGAAATGTGGCTCTACATGCCCGCTTTTCACAAGATCCGCCGAATCGCTTCTCACACCAAACACGAGAAGTTCATGGGCACCGATTTCACCTACGACGACCTCGCCGAGACCAAATACTCTGAGCACTACCAGGCCACTCTGGTGCACGAAGACGAAGCCATTGCTGTGCTCACCCTCATTCCCAAGCCGGAAGCGGAGGTCAACTACGGCCGGCTCGTAATGACGGTGGACAAGAGCAACTGGGTGCCCCAGCGGGTGGAATTCTACGACCGGACAGGGACGCTCCGGAAGGTCCTCACCAACGGCAAGGTCGAGAAGATCGGCCCCTACTGGACCGTCACGCAGATGACCATGGAAGATGTACAGGACAAGCACAAGACGGTCCTCAGCCTTCGGGAGATCAAGCACGACGTTGGACTGGACGACGAGGTCTTCTCCAAGCGTTCCCTGATGAGGGGTCAGTGA